In a single window of the Methanofollis ethanolicus genome:
- the cas7e gene encoding type I-E CRISPR-associated protein Cas7/Cse4/CasC — protein MAEFIQLHMLVSYPPSNLNRDDMGRPKTAMMGGVNRLRVSSQSLKRAWRTSEIFKEALGGHLGVRTKEMGWNIYLALRGGKALADVVDGKDAAAVRSPVEEKKAVAWGQAIAAVFGKLKKIESVTTEKDKKDSLCVEQMVHFSPDEIVAIDGLLAHLAESGGDPSENDLALLREENSAADIAMFGRMLASSPSFNCEAAVQVAHAVTVHRVAVEDDYFTAVDDLNRGVEDVGAGHVGQAEFAAGLYYAYLCINRDLLVENLGGDEDLVDRAIRSLTEAAAKVGPKGKQNSFASRAYASYLLAERGSQQPRSLSVAFLKPVGGDDYLKAAVAALEVTRENMEKTYGACARECRTMNAGAGTGTLDEILEFVSGDHA, from the coding sequence ATGGCAGAATTTATCCAGTTGCATATGCTTGTATCGTATCCGCCGTCGAACCTGAACCGTGACGACATGGGCAGGCCGAAGACCGCGATGATGGGCGGGGTCAACCGTCTGCGGGTGTCGTCACAGAGCCTGAAGAGGGCGTGGAGAACATCCGAAATATTCAAGGAGGCGCTCGGCGGCCACCTCGGTGTCCGCACCAAGGAGATGGGCTGGAACATCTACCTCGCCCTCCGGGGCGGGAAGGCGCTTGCCGATGTCGTCGATGGAAAGGATGCGGCGGCGGTGCGGTCCCCTGTGGAGGAGAAGAAGGCGGTGGCGTGGGGCCAGGCGATCGCCGCCGTCTTTGGCAAGTTGAAGAAGATCGAATCCGTCACGACCGAGAAGGACAAGAAAGACTCGCTCTGTGTCGAGCAGATGGTCCATTTCAGCCCGGACGAGATTGTGGCGATCGACGGTCTGCTCGCGCACCTTGCTGAGAGCGGCGGAGACCCGTCAGAGAACGACCTCGCACTCTTGCGTGAGGAGAACTCGGCGGCTGACATCGCCATGTTCGGCCGGATGCTTGCCTCGTCGCCGTCCTTCAACTGCGAGGCGGCGGTCCAGGTGGCCCACGCGGTCACGGTCCACCGGGTGGCGGTCGAGGACGATTACTTCACCGCCGTCGACGACCTCAACCGCGGCGTCGAGGATGTCGGTGCCGGGCATGTGGGCCAGGCGGAGTTTGCGGCCGGTCTCTATTATGCCTATCTCTGTATCAACCGCGACCTCCTGGTGGAAAACCTGGGTGGGGACGAGGATCTGGTCGACAGAGCCATCCGCTCCCTCACCGAGGCGGCGGCGAAGGTCGGGCCGAAAGGGAAACAGAACAGTTTCGCTTCGCGGGCCTACGCCTCCTACCTCCTTGCCGAACGGGGGAGCCAGCAGCCCAGGTCGCTCTCGGTGGCCTTCCTCAAGCCGGTCGGGGGCGACGATTACCTGAAGGCAGCGGTGGCCGCCCTCGAAGTGACGCGGGAAAATATGGAGAAGACCTACGGGGCATGCGCCCGGGAGTGCAGGACGATGAACGCCGGTGCCGGCACGGGTACGCTCGACGAGATCCTCGAATTTGTGTCGGGTGACCATGCCTGA
- the cas1e gene encoding type I-E CRISPR-associated endonuclease Cas1e produces MLPHVKSIPIKERISLIFLERGELDVIDGAFVLVDVNGVRTQIPVGGVACLMLEPGTRVSHAAVTLAARVGCLLVWVGEAGVRLYSSGRPGGARSDRLLYQASLALDGAARQRVVERMYEVRFGDDVPGGYSVNQLRGMEGARVKRQYENLARRYGVRWNGRRYDASSWGSGDIPNRCLSSATACLYGICEAAVLAAGYSPAIGFIHTGKPLSFVYDIADLFKFETTVPEAFRIAAKHPADPEREVRLACRDAFRKNRVLDRIIPLIEDVLDAGGLDVPEPPEGSLPPAIPEEDIWGP; encoded by the coding sequence GTGCTCCCTCATGTGAAATCCATCCCCATCAAGGAACGGATCTCCCTGATCTTTCTGGAGAGGGGGGAACTGGATGTGATCGACGGTGCCTTTGTGCTGGTGGACGTGAACGGCGTCCGCACCCAGATCCCGGTGGGCGGGGTGGCCTGCCTGATGCTCGAGCCCGGGACGCGGGTGTCCCATGCGGCGGTGACGCTGGCGGCTCGGGTGGGGTGCCTGCTTGTCTGGGTGGGGGAGGCAGGCGTCCGCCTCTATTCGTCGGGGCGGCCGGGCGGCGCACGCTCGGACCGTCTGCTCTACCAGGCCAGCCTGGCCCTTGACGGGGCGGCCCGCCAGCGGGTGGTGGAGCGGATGTACGAGGTCCGCTTCGGGGATGATGTGCCAGGTGGTTATTCAGTGAACCAGCTCCGGGGTATGGAGGGGGCACGGGTGAAACGGCAGTACGAGAACCTGGCCCGGCGATATGGAGTGCGGTGGAATGGAAGACGATATGATGCCTCGTCCTGGGGGAGCGGGGATATCCCGAACCGCTGCCTGAGTTCGGCGACGGCATGTCTGTACGGGATCTGCGAGGCGGCGGTGCTGGCGGCAGGGTATTCGCCGGCGATCGGGTTTATCCATACGGGAAAGCCGCTTTCGTTTGTGTACGATATTGCCGACCTCTTCAAGTTTGAAACGACTGTCCCTGAAGCGTTCAGGATTGCCGCCAAACACCCGGCAGATCCCGAGCGGGAGGTGAGGCTGGCGTGCAGGGACGCGTTCCGGAAAAATCGTGTCCTTGACAGGATTATACCGCTTATCGAGGATGTGCTGGATGCGGGAGGACTGGATGTGCCGGAGCCGCCTGAGGGGAGTCTGCCTCCGGCGATTCCCGAGGAGGACATATGGGGTCCCTGA
- the casA gene encoding type I-E CRISPR-associated protein Cse1/CasA, which translates to MASLNLIQNPWIPITCQDGSAKTIAPWQITDTTVSAVASPRPDFDGALVQFLIGLCQTALPPEDRTEWRKRLTDPPTADELKTAFSPLAGAFAIGGDGPQFMQEKGIEDKKVWQIDSLLIGLPEKEKIKDNTDWFQKRGTIDGLCPRCAALGLFTLQTNAPSGGRGHMTSVRGGGPMTTLILGKTLWQTVWANVVDLESYPHAVDDPPVADDARLFPWMGKVRTSENGEKTTPEDAHPCQVFWGLPRRILLDLGGARPGTCDLCGAETDHCIRSFWTKPYGTKYAGWVHPLSPYYRNGKNSTELLPVHPQPGGITYQNWLGLVINDKEEGKQIARTTALFVNERSEYGRVRELLGRRPSLWAFGYDMDNKKPRCWYEGTLPLFQVDDAVKEEFEETAAGMIKAASEMGKNVQWCVKVALYDNPADAKGDLSVVTARFLQATEKDFYTMLGDVAAALADGGDTLAIRRAWLDVLQEKAKALFSEYSQFDAIDEINAKRTVKAWGLLNSSASKSNKAVWKALRLPDQKKSGKGEK; encoded by the coding sequence ATCGCCTCTCTCAACCTGATCCAGAACCCCTGGATCCCGATCACATGCCAGGACGGCAGTGCGAAAACGATCGCACCCTGGCAGATCACCGACACCACCGTCTCCGCGGTAGCGTCTCCGCGGCCTGACTTCGACGGGGCGCTGGTGCAGTTCCTGATCGGACTCTGCCAGACTGCTCTCCCCCCGGAGGACAGAACTGAGTGGAGAAAACGCCTGACCGATCCGCCAACCGCAGACGAACTGAAGACCGCCTTCTCGCCCCTCGCCGGGGCGTTTGCCATTGGAGGAGACGGCCCGCAGTTCATGCAGGAGAAGGGGATCGAGGATAAGAAGGTCTGGCAGATTGACAGCCTGCTCATTGGTCTGCCCGAGAAAGAAAAGATCAAGGACAACACGGATTGGTTCCAGAAACGGGGGACGATCGACGGACTCTGCCCGCGCTGTGCCGCCCTCGGCCTTTTCACTCTTCAGACCAATGCTCCGAGCGGGGGGCGCGGGCACATGACCTCGGTCAGGGGTGGTGGCCCGATGACCACGCTTATCCTTGGGAAGACACTCTGGCAGACGGTCTGGGCGAATGTCGTCGACCTGGAGAGTTACCCCCACGCCGTGGACGACCCTCCGGTCGCGGACGACGCACGCCTCTTTCCCTGGATGGGCAAGGTGCGGACAAGCGAGAACGGGGAGAAGACAACGCCGGAGGATGCCCATCCCTGTCAGGTCTTCTGGGGGTTGCCGCGGCGGATCTTGCTCGACCTGGGGGGGGCGAGACCGGGAACCTGCGATCTCTGCGGCGCCGAGACTGACCACTGCATCAGGTCCTTCTGGACAAAACCCTACGGCACGAAGTACGCCGGCTGGGTCCATCCTCTCAGCCCGTATTACCGGAACGGAAAAAACAGCACCGAACTTCTGCCGGTCCACCCTCAGCCCGGCGGGATCACCTACCAGAACTGGCTTGGCCTGGTCATCAACGATAAGGAGGAGGGAAAGCAGATCGCAAGGACGACCGCGCTCTTTGTCAATGAAAGATCCGAGTACGGCCGTGTTCGTGAATTGCTCGGACGAAGACCGTCCCTCTGGGCCTTTGGCTATGACATGGACAACAAAAAACCCCGGTGCTGGTACGAAGGTACCCTCCCCCTCTTCCAGGTCGACGACGCCGTGAAAGAGGAGTTCGAGGAGACGGCCGCAGGGATGATCAAGGCCGCCTCGGAGATGGGGAAGAACGTCCAGTGGTGCGTGAAGGTCGCCCTCTACGACAATCCTGCCGATGCGAAGGGCGATCTCTCGGTCGTCACCGCCCGTTTTCTCCAGGCGACGGAGAAGGACTTCTACACCATGCTCGGCGACGTCGCCGCGGCCCTCGCCGATGGTGGGGACACGCTCGCGATCAGGCGGGCATGGCTGGATGTTCTTCAGGAGAAGGCGAAGGCCCTCTTCAGTGAGTACTCCCAGTTCGATGCCATCGACGAGATCAATGCAAAGCGGACGGTGAAGGCGTGGGGACTGCTGAACAGCTCTGCTTCGAAGTCGAACAAAGCGGTCTGGAAAGCACTCCGCCTCCCGGACCAGAAAAAATCCGGAAAAGGTGAGAAATGA
- a CDS encoding CRISPR-associated helicase/endonuclease Cas3, translating into MNSSFPPSYFRYWGKGLTENDPHTVHLLPYHALDVAAVGSVVLGADALLQDRMANALQVPAPQVVPLACFLLATHDIGKFSTPAFQLMEPSVARSLQGAEGACLPGYHTDLGFALWKDHIRDDRGCKGLLSFGVGIDPDEWWEIMSPLLKAVCGHHGTPPEDVSLIGRSFLPADIEAAEEFVRDSAALFFGDGPVPLPAEDRPAKRTALCSWLLAGFCTLCDWIGSDQKYFRARQDQVPLREYWKTALREAEKAVREKGVIPARPSAEQGLETLFPDTFPKNTPTDLQRYCAECPIGTGPHLFIIEDTTGSGKTVAAVTLAHRLMAQGAGEGIFFALPTMATSNAMYARIMRTSDALFEDDSYSRILAHSANRLYKVMQTFLDGGTNRGGAGPGDAGAAWLSDNRKKALLAQVGVGTIDQALLSILPVRHQSLRLLGLARNVLVVDEVHACDRYMHELLQRLLEFHAAFGGSAVLLSATMTQQQREKLARSFARGAGWAVPSLGSSTYPLLTHLSSAGPPDEHSFTDDREKRVAVRFIASVEEVEEVLIETTRSGGCACWVRNTVDDAVRAYLRLKEALPVGTVSLFHARFALADRLQIEKSVTDTFGKESTPEVRAGQVLVATQVVEQSLDLDFDLMVSDLAPVDRLIQRAGRVHRHARGPRGEARLLVLSPPVTDDPDEKWYSAFFPGGARVYPDPARLWLTARVLGDAGEIVVPRDARLLVERVFGPESEAAIPDGLRRAAAQVRGEENADAAFAAENALKLKKGYMVTEGLWASDVRTPTRLGEPTVTVRLARWDAEQVRPWAEFPDPGIAWDLSQVSVRERYVAGEAEFAPPLAEAVEKARVRMGGRGKDVVIVPLRPVGEAWEGSARTCSGKKIVLRYDPTIGLRRDS; encoded by the coding sequence ATGAATTCCTCCTTCCCCCCCTCGTATTTCCGGTACTGGGGCAAGGGGCTGACGGAGAACGACCCGCACACCGTCCACCTCCTGCCCTACCATGCCCTCGATGTGGCCGCAGTCGGTTCTGTGGTCCTCGGGGCCGACGCCCTCCTGCAGGACCGCATGGCAAACGCTCTGCAGGTTCCCGCACCTCAGGTCGTTCCCCTCGCCTGTTTCCTGCTCGCCACCCATGACATCGGAAAATTTTCCACGCCTGCCTTCCAGTTGATGGAGCCCTCAGTAGCGCGATCCCTCCAGGGTGCGGAAGGCGCATGCCTCCCCGGCTACCACACGGACCTGGGTTTTGCCCTCTGGAAAGATCACATCCGGGACGACAGAGGCTGCAAAGGTCTGCTGTCCTTTGGCGTCGGGATCGATCCCGACGAATGGTGGGAAATTATGTCTCCCCTTCTCAAGGCCGTCTGCGGCCATCATGGTACCCCGCCAGAGGATGTCAGCCTGATCGGGCGTTCCTTCCTTCCGGCCGATATCGAGGCGGCGGAAGAATTCGTTCGGGATTCTGCCGCACTCTTCTTCGGCGACGGGCCGGTGCCTCTCCCCGCCGAAGACCGCCCTGCAAAACGAACCGCACTCTGTTCATGGCTCCTTGCCGGGTTCTGTACTCTCTGCGACTGGATCGGATCGGACCAGAAGTACTTCCGCGCCCGTCAGGACCAGGTCCCTCTCCGGGAATACTGGAAGACGGCATTGCGTGAAGCAGAAAAGGCGGTCCGGGAAAAAGGCGTCATACCGGCACGGCCCTCCGCAGAGCAGGGGCTCGAAACACTTTTCCCCGACACATTCCCAAAAAATACGCCCACCGATCTCCAGCGCTACTGTGCCGAATGCCCTATCGGGACCGGTCCTCATCTCTTTATCATCGAGGACACCACGGGCAGCGGGAAGACGGTGGCCGCCGTCACCCTTGCCCACCGCCTGATGGCGCAGGGAGCCGGGGAGGGTATTTTCTTTGCTCTCCCGACGATGGCGACGTCCAATGCCATGTATGCCCGGATCATGAGGACGTCGGACGCTCTGTTTGAAGATGATTCATACTCCCGGATCCTTGCCCACTCTGCCAACCGTCTCTACAAGGTCATGCAGACATTCCTTGACGGAGGGACAAACCGCGGCGGGGCCGGTCCCGGTGACGCGGGGGCGGCATGGCTCTCAGACAACCGGAAAAAAGCCCTGCTCGCGCAGGTCGGCGTTGGGACCATCGATCAGGCGCTCCTCTCCATCCTTCCGGTGCGGCACCAGTCGCTCAGACTGCTCGGGCTGGCCAGGAACGTCCTCGTCGTGGACGAGGTGCATGCCTGTGATCGCTATATGCACGAACTGCTCCAGAGACTTCTTGAGTTCCATGCCGCGTTCGGTGGCAGTGCGGTCCTGCTCTCGGCCACGATGACGCAGCAGCAGCGGGAAAAACTGGCCCGCAGTTTCGCGCGCGGGGCGGGATGGGCGGTGCCTTCCCTCGGGTCGAGCACCTATCCTCTGCTCACCCATCTTTCGTCCGCCGGGCCGCCTGACGAACACTCCTTCACCGATGACAGGGAGAAACGCGTCGCGGTCAGGTTCATCGCATCGGTGGAGGAAGTGGAAGAGGTGCTGATCGAGACCACCCGTTCTGGTGGGTGCGCCTGCTGGGTCAGGAACACGGTGGACGATGCGGTGAGGGCCTATCTACGGCTGAAAGAGGCACTGCCGGTGGGCACGGTCAGCCTGTTTCATGCCCGGTTCGCCCTCGCCGACCGTCTTCAGATCGAAAAATCGGTGACAGATACATTTGGAAAGGAGAGTACGCCAGAGGTCAGGGCCGGGCAGGTCCTCGTCGCGACGCAAGTCGTGGAGCAGTCCCTCGACCTCGACTTCGACCTGATGGTCAGCGACCTCGCGCCGGTGGACCGTCTGATACAGCGGGCCGGGCGTGTTCACCGCCACGCTCGCGGCCCCCGCGGGGAGGCCCGCCTTCTTGTCCTCTCCCCCCCGGTCACCGACGATCCCGACGAGAAATGGTACTCGGCCTTCTTCCCCGGGGGTGCGCGGGTGTACCCCGATCCCGCCCGCCTCTGGCTGACGGCCAGGGTCCTCGGCGACGCGGGGGAGATTGTCGTCCCCCGCGATGCCCGCCTCCTTGTGGAACGGGTGTTCGGGCCGGAGAGCGAGGCCGCCATCCCTGACGGTCTCAGGAGGGCGGCCGCACAGGTGCGAGGCGAAGAGAATGCCGATGCCGCGTTTGCAGCGGAAAACGCCCTGAAGTTGAAGAAGGGATACATGGTGACCGAAGGGCTGTGGGCAAGCGACGTCCGGACACCGACTCGCCTCGGTGAACCGACTGTCACGGTGCGACTTGCCCGGTGGGACGCCGAGCAGGTTCGGCCCTGGGCGGAGTTCCCCGACCCCGGGATCGCCTGGGATCTCAGTCAGGTGAGCGTGAGGGAGAGGTATGTGGCCGGGGAGGCAGAGTTTGCCCCCCCGCTTGCTGAAGCGGTGGAGAAGGCCAGGGTGCGGATGGGCGGCAGGGGAAAGGATGTCGTGATCGTCCCGCTCCGCCCGGTCGGCGAGGCGTGGGAAGGGTCGGCACGGACCTGTTCTGGAAAAAAGATTGTCTTGAGGTACGATCCGACCATCGGACTGAGGAGGGATTCCTGA
- the cas2e gene encoding type I-E CRISPR-associated endoribonuclease Cas2e, with product MGSLMVVATENIPPRLRGRLALWLIEVRSGIYVGNYSVKVREMIWEQVTAGIEEGNAVMVWSDPGDAGYDFRTIGQNRRIPRDMDGVRLISFLPDTS from the coding sequence ATGGGGTCCCTGATGGTCGTTGCAACCGAGAATATCCCTCCCAGACTCCGTGGGAGGCTGGCCCTCTGGCTGATCGAGGTGCGCTCAGGGATCTATGTGGGCAATTATTCGGTGAAGGTGCGGGAGATGATCTGGGAGCAGGTGACGGCAGGCATCGAGGAAGGGAATGCGGTGATGGTCTGGAGCGATCCGGGGGATGCGGGCTATGACTTCAGGACGATCGGGCAGAACCGCCGTATTCCCAGGGATATGGACGGCGTAAGATTGATTTCCTTCCTGCCCGATACCTCATGA
- the casB gene encoding type I-E CRISPR-associated protein Cse2/CasB: MTQTPVHGGDHKDDPMAAIRGWWDDITDPRHRGDRAELRRCRTPAEVAFVPAYYRLKAALPTWDREKLAVIAGVLADVETPAAGVRLAEQFARPKDGGTTPRVSEARFRRLLRVEDYDYAELFPMMKRLVRMLDRTANIPDLVWGLYRWNPQTKRDWAEAYYMNIPTKKE, translated from the coding sequence ATGACACAGACCCCTGTGCATGGAGGGGACCATAAGGATGATCCGATGGCTGCGATCCGCGGTTGGTGGGACGATATCACGGACCCCCGCCACCGCGGGGACCGGGCAGAACTGCGGCGGTGCCGCACGCCCGCCGAGGTGGCCTTTGTCCCGGCGTATTACCGGCTGAAAGCGGCGTTGCCGACATGGGACCGGGAAAAACTCGCCGTGATCGCGGGCGTCCTCGCGGATGTCGAGACACCTGCAGCGGGTGTCCGACTTGCAGAGCAGTTCGCCCGCCCGAAAGACGGCGGCACCACACCGCGGGTGAGCGAGGCACGGTTCCGCCGCCTTCTCCGCGTGGAAGACTACGACTATGCCGAACTCTTCCCGATGATGAAACGGCTGGTCCGCATGCTCGACCGCACGGCAAACATCCCCGACCTGGTGTGGGGACTGTACCGCTGGAACCCCCAGACGAAAAGAGACTGGGCAGAAGCGTATTACATGAACATCCCGACGAAAAAAGAATGA
- the cas6e gene encoding type I-E CRISPR-associated protein Cas6/Cse3/CasE, giving the protein MKYYFYRIRLREDVERTPAFWRSVRSPYDVHGMVWRVFSDGARKDRDFIYRLEMQESSPVIYAVSTADPVDRDGIWAVERKEYAPVLRTGQRLGFSLRANPIRAKRDDDGRQHRHDVVMDAKVLLEQSGCPPDVMLSQAALVQKEGLSWLTSRAETAGFAVDEEMVRADGYQKHRFKKPRGKTWMSISTIDFAGVLTVTDPDRFEQTLYGGMGPAKSFGCGLLLIRPV; this is encoded by the coding sequence ATGAAGTACTATTTCTACCGCATCCGCCTGAGGGAGGACGTCGAGCGGACACCGGCCTTCTGGCGGAGTGTGCGGAGCCCCTATGATGTCCACGGGATGGTGTGGCGGGTCTTCTCGGACGGTGCACGGAAGGACCGCGACTTCATCTACCGGCTTGAGATGCAGGAGTCGTCCCCGGTGATCTATGCGGTCTCCACGGCGGACCCGGTGGACCGCGACGGGATCTGGGCGGTCGAGCGGAAGGAGTACGCGCCTGTACTCAGGACGGGGCAGCGCCTCGGGTTCAGTCTGCGGGCGAACCCGATCCGGGCGAAGCGGGACGACGACGGGAGACAGCACCGCCATGACGTGGTGATGGACGCGAAGGTGTTGCTGGAGCAGTCCGGGTGCCCGCCTGACGTCATGCTCTCTCAGGCGGCGCTTGTCCAGAAAGAAGGCTTATCCTGGCTGACGTCACGGGCCGAGACGGCGGGTTTTGCCGTGGATGAAGAGATGGTCCGTGCGGACGGCTATCAGAAGCACCGCTTCAAGAAACCGAGGGGTAAAACCTGGATGTCGATCAGCACCATCGACTTCGCCGGTGTGTTGACGGTGACGGATCCCGACCGTTTCGAGCAGACCCTGTATGGGGGGATGGGGCCTGCGAAGAGTTTCGGGTGCGGTCTGTTGCTCATCAGGCCGGTGTGA
- a CDS encoding cobalt-precorrin-5B (C(1))-methyltransferase produces MWSKKVGSEERVVDPVTGYAYPDEWVARCEDAAALTLAASGLGVLTADGRVLRRGFTTGTTAAAAAKAAVLSLGRPVDGVAVTLPCGLRVAVPARGEGGRGEARKDSGDYPSDVTAGLLFVATAEPAPAGVEVVAGEGIGRFVRDTPRYRAGDAAVSQTAMASIERAADEARKEVGRAGVRVVLAIPEGAAVAQKTLNPRVGVEGGVSVLGSTGLVEPWDDHLSEAAFERIRGAERVVLTTGRTGLRYSRLLFPSHEAVLVGVNLGRALDEVRGKAVICGLPGLVLKFIDPDVLRGTGCATVEDLTATPAWPGVLERAFARCREDHPGVRVVVVDRAGTVLGDSG; encoded by the coding sequence ATGTGGAGCAAAAAGGTGGGGAGTGAGGAGAGGGTCGTCGACCCGGTGACCGGGTACGCCTATCCCGACGAGTGGGTCGCGAGGTGCGAGGACGCGGCGGCCCTTACCCTCGCCGCGTCGGGCCTCGGCGTGCTGACGGCCGACGGCCGGGTGCTCAGGCGGGGCTTCACGACCGGGACGACGGCCGCGGCCGCGGCGAAGGCGGCGGTCCTCTCCCTCGGGCGGCCCGTGGACGGGGTCGCCGTCACTCTCCCCTGCGGCCTCAGGGTCGCGGTGCCCGCCCGCGGCGAGGGGGGCCGGGGCGAGGCGAGAAAGGACTCGGGCGACTACCCCTCCGACGTCACCGCGGGCCTCCTCTTCGTGGCGACGGCAGAACCGGCCCCCGCGGGCGTCGAGGTCGTCGCCGGCGAGGGTATTGGGAGGTTCGTCCGCGACACACCCCGGTACCGTGCCGGGGACGCGGCGGTCAGCCAGACGGCCATGGCGTCGATCGAGAGGGCGGCCGACGAGGCCAGAAAGGAGGTCGGCCGTGCCGGCGTGCGTGTCGTCCTCGCCATCCCGGAAGGCGCGGCCGTCGCACAGAAGACCCTCAACCCCCGTGTCGGCGTCGAGGGCGGGGTCTCTGTCCTCGGGTCGACCGGCCTTGTTGAGCCCTGGGACGACCACCTCTCCGAGGCGGCCTTCGAGAGGATCAGGGGGGCCGAGCGGGTGGTGCTGACGACAGGCAGGACCGGCCTCCGCTATTCCCGCCTCCTCTTCCCCTCCCACGAGGCCGTGCTCGTCGGTGTGAACCTGGGCCGGGCCCTCGACGAGGTGCGGGGCAAGGCGGTGATCTGCGGCCTGCCCGGCCTTGTCCTGAAGTTCATCGACCCCGACGTCCTCCGGGGGACAGGGTGCGCCACGGTGGAGGACCTGACCGCCACGCCGGCCTGGCCCGGCGTCCTGGAACGGGCCTTCGCACGCTGCCGAGAGGATCACCCCGGCGTGCGGGTCGTCGTGGTGGACCGGGCCGGAACGGTCCTGGGGGACTCGGGATGA
- a CDS encoding cobalt-precorrin-7 (C(5))-methyltransferase, translating to MKVVGVGCGPGMLTGEAARVISAAALVYGSARAIALARPHIRDGCEVHEIDDYKALRSLPADAVVLSTGDPMLAGLGYLGGEVVPGISSMQVAFARLGVSLVRGVVVNAHGRDHAAAVTLAAEEIGRGRVVFLIADPAFSVPDLAAALDGEVRIAVCEDLGYPEERIDVGTAVAPPVPVSGLFVVVAGF from the coding sequence ATGAAGGTCGTCGGCGTGGGCTGCGGCCCGGGCATGCTCACCGGGGAGGCGGCCCGCGTCATCTCAGCCGCCGCCCTCGTCTATGGTTCGGCCCGTGCGATCGCCCTCGCCAGACCGCATATCCGCGACGGGTGCGAGGTGCACGAGATAGACGACTACAAAGCCCTCCGCTCCCTCCCGGCCGACGCGGTCGTCCTCTCGACCGGCGACCCGATGCTCGCGGGCCTGGGCTATCTCGGCGGCGAGGTGGTGCCCGGCATCTCCTCGATGCAGGTCGCCTTCGCCCGCCTCGGGGTCTCGCTGGTGCGGGGCGTCGTCGTGAACGCCCACGGCAGGGACCACGCGGCGGCGGTCACCCTCGCGGCCGAGGAGATCGGCCGCGGCCGTGTCGTTTTCCTCATCGCCGACCCGGCGTTCTCGGTCCCCGACCTTGCGGCGGCGCTGGACGGCGAGGTGCGTATCGCCGTCTGCGAGGACCTCGGCTACCCTGAGGAGAGGATCGATGTCGGCACGGCGGTCGCCCCGCCGGTGCCGGTGTCCGGTCTCTTCGTCGTGGTCGCGGGGTTCTGA
- the cas5e gene encoding type I-E CRISPR-associated protein Cas5/CasD → MPEYLLFRLCGPMAAWGGVAVGEYRPAESHPSRSAVFGLVAAALGIRREETAPLKRLQESYRMAALVNAPGNLVRDYHTTQVPSETTKKQAWPFATRREEVSLPRDDLNTILSTREYFCDALYTVCLWPAHDATPYPLSALAEALRGPTFVPYLGRKSCPVFLPLQPQVVRADNLRAAMEAAAFPDQEMLKPLSREERGMLFWEGEDETGFEAEGRQTVRRRDVALNRRQWQFAERKEYGALVRVPEAVR, encoded by the coding sequence ATGCCTGAGTATCTCCTGTTCCGACTCTGCGGCCCGATGGCGGCCTGGGGCGGGGTGGCGGTCGGAGAGTACCGACCTGCGGAAAGCCACCCCTCCCGCTCGGCTGTCTTCGGGCTGGTGGCGGCGGCTCTCGGCATCCGCCGTGAGGAGACAGCACCACTGAAGCGTTTGCAGGAGAGCTACCGGATGGCCGCACTGGTGAATGCTCCCGGAAACCTGGTTCGGGACTATCACACCACCCAGGTGCCTTCCGAGACGACAAAGAAGCAGGCCTGGCCGTTTGCCACCCGACGTGAGGAGGTGAGTCTTCCCCGGGATGATCTGAACACGATCCTCTCGACGCGGGAGTACTTCTGCGACGCCCTGTACACGGTCTGCCTCTGGCCGGCGCATGACGCCACGCCCTATCCCCTCTCCGCACTTGCGGAGGCGCTCAGGGGTCCGACATTTGTACCCTATCTGGGGCGGAAGTCCTGTCCGGTCTTCCTCCCCCTGCAACCGCAGGTGGTCCGGGCGGATAATCTGCGTGCAGCGATGGAAGCGGCGGCCTTCCCGGACCAGGAGATGCTCAAACCTCTTTCCCGGGAAGAGAGAGGGATGCTCTTCTGGGAAGGCGAGGACGAGACCGGCTTTGAGGCGGAGGGCAGGCAGACTGTCAGGAGGCGTGATGTGGCGCTGAACAGGCGGCAGTGGCAGTTTGCCGAAAGAAAGGAGTATGGCGCACTGGTGCGCGTGCCGGAGGCGGTGCGATGA